A window from Ciconia boyciana chromosome 21, ASM3463844v1, whole genome shotgun sequence encodes these proteins:
- the PEF1 gene encoding peflin has protein sequence MAAYPGQGFPGAGQAPGAPPAGSFPGAPYGGGPAPAPYGQPPPGAPYGGGAPPGGPYGQPGSGPQAGPYGGPAPGGNAPPGVDPEAFCWFQAVDANHSGYISVKELKQALVNSNWSTFNDETCLLMINMFDKTRSGHIDVYGFSALLRFIHQWKNLFQQYDRDQSGSISFSELQQAFSQMGYNLSPQFSQLLLARYAQRSSNPSIQLDRFIQICMQLQSTTDAFREKDTGLVGNVRLSYEDFLTMVVTRMM, from the exons ATGGCGGCGTACCCGGGGCAG GGCTTCCCCGGCGCAGGACAGGCCCCCGGCGCGCCCCCGGCCGGCTCCTTCCCCGGGGCTCCCTACGGCGGGGGGCCGGCCCCAGCGCCCTACGGACAGCCCCCGCCCGGGGCTCCCTACGGAGGCGGCGCCCCGCCCGGAGGCCCCTACGGACAGCCTGGCAGCGGCCCCCAGGCCGGGCCCTACGGAGGGCCGGCTCCCGGAG GTAATGCCCCCCCCGGCGTGGACCCGGAGGCCTTCTGCTGGTTCCAGGCGGTCGATGCCAATCACAGCGGGTACATCTCCGTGAAGGAGCTGAAGCAGGCGCTGGTCAATTCCAACTGGTCGACGTTCAACGACGAGACCTGCCTGCTGATGATAA ACATGTTTGATAAGACCAGGTCGGGACACATAGATGTGTATGGCTTCTCAGCCTTGCTGCGCTTCATCCATCAGTGGAAGAACCTCTTCCAGCAGTACGACAGGGACCAGTCGGGCTCCATCAGCTTCAGCGAGCTCCAGCAAG CTTTCTCCCAGATGGGCTATAACCTGAGCCCCCAGTTTagtcagctgctgctggcccgCTATGCCCAGCGATCCTCCAACCCCAGCATCCAGCTCGACCGCTTCATTCAGATCTGCATGCAGCTCCAGAGCACGACCGATGCCTTCCGCGAGAAGGACACGGGGCTGGTGGGCAACGTACGGCTGAGCTACGAGGACTTCCTGACGATGGTCGTGACTCGCATGATGTGA